A portion of the Syntrophales bacterium genome contains these proteins:
- the coaBC gene encoding bifunctional phosphopantothenoylcysteine decarboxylase/phosphopantothenate--cysteine ligase CoaBC → MLKGKKIVVGITGGIAAYKSAELVREFIRRGAYVRVIMTKNATEFITPLTLQTLSENPVFCDMFSPIRESEIAHISLAEYADIMVIAPATANIIGKIASGIADNLLTTTVIATKAPVLICPAMNANMYTNAIVKENIEKLASRGYLFIEPAYGELACKSEGTGRLAEVSEIVEEVESILTVKDLRGERILITAGPTREPFDPVRYMTNCSSGKMGYALAQMARRRGAEVTLISGPSSLPVPRGVKFIPISSAVEMRDAVMKNLEASNVIIKTAAVADYRPAVYSSSKIKKQDGPLAISLEKNPDIISEVGKKKGRRILVGFAMESENLIENAKVKMLEKNMDFIIANDVTKEGAGFQSDTNIVKILSRDGEIEDLPMMDKTEVADRILDRVKKMIVRSCRL, encoded by the coding sequence ATGTTAAAGGGTAAGAAAATAGTTGTTGGTATAACAGGTGGTATCGCCGCCTACAAATCGGCGGAACTGGTGAGGGAGTTCATCCGGAGGGGGGCTTATGTAAGGGTGATCATGACGAAAAATGCCACGGAATTCATCACACCCCTTACTCTCCAGACGCTCTCAGAAAATCCGGTCTTTTGTGATATGTTTTCTCCGATAAGAGAATCTGAAATAGCTCACATAAGTCTCGCCGAATATGCGGACATCATGGTAATCGCACCGGCAACGGCAAATATCATCGGGAAGATCGCCTCCGGTATCGCGGATAATCTTCTGACAACCACAGTTATAGCCACGAAGGCGCCTGTCCTCATCTGTCCCGCCATGAATGCAAATATGTATACCAATGCTATTGTGAAGGAAAATATAGAAAAACTCGCCTCAAGGGGTTACCTGTTTATCGAACCGGCATACGGGGAACTCGCCTGCAAATCCGAGGGGACGGGAAGACTGGCCGAGGTGTCTGAGATTGTGGAAGAGGTCGAGTCAATCCTGACCGTGAAGGACCTAAGGGGAGAAAGGATACTTATCACCGCAGGTCCTACCCGGGAACCCTTTGACCCGGTAAGGTATATGACCAATTGTTCTTCGGGGAAGATGGGCTATGCCCTGGCACAGATGGCCAGGCGAAGAGGAGCAGAAGTGACCCTCATCAGCGGTCCTTCATCGTTGCCGGTTCCCCGGGGTGTTAAATTCATCCCCATATCAAGCGCCGTTGAGATGAGAGACGCCGTCATGAAAAATCTCGAAGCATCAAACGTTATTATCAAAACCGCTGCGGTGGCCGATTATCGCCCTGCTGTCTATTCCAGCTCCAAGATAAAAAAGCAGGATGGCCCCCTTGCCATCTCTCTGGAGAAGAATCCTGATATTATCTCAGAGGTCGGTAAAAAGAAAGGAAGGCGAATCCTCGTCGGCTTTGCCATGGAATCAGAAAACCTGATAGAAAATGCAAAGGTCAAGATGTTAGAAAAAAATATGGATTTTATCATTGCCAATGATGTGACTAAGGAAGGCGCTGGATTTCAGTCCGATACAAACATTGTCAAGATCTTAAGCCGGGATGGGGAGATAGAGGACCTGCCCATGATGGATAAGACAGAGGTGGCGGACAGGATTCTGGACAGGGTAAAGAAGATGATAGTCCGTAGCTGCAGGCTTTAG
- a CDS encoding uracil-DNA glycosylase encodes MANAREEMRGELLKMAGSLKTFIQSFMEFGRPLSSLYLKGEGNPPSPPLKKGSEGGFSSEKSPSLTLEEVRREIGDCQRCPLCRVRTNLVFGEGNPQANLVFVGEAPGEDEDRQGRPFVGRAGQLLTKIITAMKLTREDVYICNILKCRPPGNRNPKLDEIEACEPFLIRQLEAIRPKIICALGTSAAHTLLKTDVPITVLRGKFHAYHSIKLMPTYHPAYLLRNPGAKKQVWEDVKMIMEGLA; translated from the coding sequence ATGGCTAATGCAAGAGAAGAAATGAGGGGAGAACTCCTCAAAATGGCGGGGTCTCTCAAGACCTTTATCCAGTCATTTATGGAGTTCGGTCGACCGCTGTCTTCTCTCTACCTGAAGGGAGAGGGAAATCCCCCCAGCCCCCCTTTGAAAAAGGGGAGTGAGGGGGGATTTTCAAGTGAGAAATCGCCCTCCCTTACCCTCGAAGAGGTGAGGAGGGAAATCGGCGATTGCCAGAGATGCCCTCTCTGCCGGGTCAGAACCAATCTCGTTTTTGGTGAGGGTAACCCGCAGGCGAATCTCGTGTTCGTCGGTGAGGCGCCAGGGGAAGATGAAGACAGGCAGGGGAGACCGTTTGTGGGGCGTGCTGGTCAGCTTCTCACCAAGATCATTACAGCCATGAAATTGACGAGAGAAGATGTTTATATATGCAACATCTTGAAATGCCGACCACCGGGGAATCGGAACCCAAAGCTGGATGAAATCGAGGCGTGTGAGCCTTTTCTGATCAGGCAGCTTGAAGCGATAAGACCTAAGATAATCTGTGCCCTCGGTACCTCTGCGGCCCATACCCTGCTCAAAACAGATGTTCCCATTACAGTCCTGCGCGGGAAATTTCATGCGTATCATAGCATAAAACTTATGCCCACGTATCATCCCGCCTACCTTTTGAGGAATCCCGGCGCAAAAAAGCAGGTGTGGGAAGACGTTAAGATGATTATGGAGGGCCTCGCCTGA
- a CDS encoding nodulation protein NfeD: MLSRRIGILTLIFTLMLFSVWLPSPSYGKDKAPSPVFDVITVSSAITPPVAEYILQNINEAAKGGAEGLIILLDTPGGLDLAMRDIVKGLLNAPLPVIVFVFPSGARAASAGAIITVAANVAAMAPGTNIGAAHPVGLGIGKMDKTMIKKVENDAVAYAKSIVKKRGRNEKWVERAVRKSESITAEEALKLGVIDFVAADLNQLLEQADNKEITLPAGKSILKTKGAVINDKKMGMRHRILSALSDPNIAYILLLLGLAGLYFELAHPGVIFPGVIGGISLILAFFALQTLSVNYAGVLLILLGIILFIAEVKVVSHGILTIGGIISLMIGSLMLFESPDPALRVSLKVMMPALAIISLFFAGVIALALKAQMRKRHTGKEGTVGREGRAITDVYEEGKVFIKGEYWNAFSDKLVEKGKRVRVVEVEGLRVKVQEI; the protein is encoded by the coding sequence ATGCTAAGCAGAAGAATCGGGATACTTACCTTGATTTTCACCTTAATGCTCTTTTCCGTCTGGCTACCGTCTCCGTCTTACGGAAAAGATAAAGCCCCCTCCCCTGTTTTTGATGTTATTACGGTCAGTTCCGCCATTACGCCGCCGGTTGCCGAATACATCCTCCAGAACATCAATGAAGCGGCAAAAGGAGGGGCGGAGGGCTTGATCATCCTTCTCGATACACCGGGGGGGCTGGACCTGGCCATGAGGGACATCGTAAAAGGTCTCCTCAATGCCCCCCTTCCCGTTATCGTTTTTGTCTTTCCCTCCGGTGCCAGGGCGGCCTCGGCAGGGGCGATTATCACAGTTGCCGCGAATGTTGCCGCCATGGCCCCCGGTACAAACATCGGGGCGGCTCACCCGGTCGGTCTCGGCATTGGTAAGATGGATAAAACAATGATTAAAAAAGTGGAAAACGACGCCGTAGCCTACGCCAAGAGTATCGTGAAAAAAAGGGGACGAAATGAGAAATGGGTGGAAAGGGCGGTCAGGAAAAGTGAATCCATCACAGCCGAAGAGGCGCTCAAGCTCGGGGTGATTGATTTCGTTGCCGCTGACCTGAATCAACTGTTAGAACAGGCTGACAATAAGGAGATAACCCTCCCTGCGGGAAAAAGTATCCTGAAAACAAAAGGGGCCGTCATCAATGATAAAAAGATGGGAATGCGGCACAGGATACTGTCTGCCTTGAGCGATCCCAATATCGCCTATATCCTTCTGCTGTTGGGTCTTGCCGGTCTCTATTTTGAGCTTGCCCATCCGGGTGTCATATTTCCAGGCGTAATCGGCGGTATTTCCCTCATCCTTGCATTTTTTGCCTTGCAGACCCTGTCAGTCAATTATGCGGGTGTTCTTCTCATTCTGCTCGGTATCATCCTTTTTATTGCAGAAGTCAAGGTGGTCAGCCATGGTATTCTTACCATTGGAGGCATCATTTCTCTGATGATAGGCTCTTTAATGCTCTTTGAATCTCCTGATCCCGCTCTCAGGGTGTCACTAAAGGTGATGATGCCGGCACTTGCGATTATCTCCTTGTTTTTTGCCGGTGTTATAGCCCTTGCCCTTAAGGCCCAGATGAGGAAACGTCATACAGGAAAGGAGGGTACGGTAGGTAGGGAAGGTAGAGCGATTACCGATGTCTATGAAGAGGGAAAGGTTTTTATCAAGGGCGAGTACTGGAATGCATTCAGTGATAAATTGGTCGAGAAGGGAAAGAGGGTCAGGGTTGTCGAAGTTGAGGGTCTTAGGGTAAAAGTTCAAGAAATTTAA